From a single Kitasatospora sp. NBC_00458 genomic region:
- a CDS encoding sigma 54 modulation/S30EA ribosomal C-terminal domain-containing protein: MGELVTVRVCEGISRGFAVDARARVAAAVSGADALVEQLRVRVGTVGPAGVLAQVNAEVDGRRVRVQEAAADLGEALDKVVDGLRSRMAAVASGWAPRPWPRRTRAHGLPAAPAPAAPVARVRAERPRAELPRTAGPQDIVRRKQAHLVWCSPDAAALTMDAMDYDIHLFTDPATETDAVVYRVGPTGYRLARTTAAGPPARTVAPLTLSPCGAPELTEDQAVRRLAAAELPYLFFAQPGSRRGRVLYRRFDGRLGLIAAAT, translated from the coding sequence GTGGGCGAGTTGGTCACGGTGCGGGTGTGTGAGGGGATTTCGCGGGGCTTCGCGGTCGACGCCAGAGCCCGGGTCGCAGCCGCGGTGAGCGGGGCGGACGCCCTGGTCGAGCAGCTGCGGGTCCGGGTCGGGACGGTCGGTCCGGCCGGCGTGCTGGCCCAGGTCAACGCCGAAGTGGACGGGCGGCGGGTCCGCGTCCAGGAGGCCGCGGCCGATCTGGGCGAGGCTCTGGACAAGGTGGTCGACGGCCTGCGGAGCCGGATGGCCGCCGTGGCCTCGGGGTGGGCGCCCAGGCCGTGGCCGCGCCGGACCAGGGCGCACGGGCTCCCGGCGGCTCCGGCCCCGGCGGCTCCGGTCGCGCGGGTCCGCGCCGAGCGCCCGCGCGCCGAACTCCCCCGCACCGCAGGGCCGCAGGACATCGTCCGGCGCAAGCAGGCCCACCTGGTGTGGTGCTCGCCCGACGCGGCCGCCCTGACCATGGACGCGATGGACTACGACATCCATCTCTTCACGGACCCCGCCACCGAGACCGACGCCGTGGTCTACCGGGTCGGCCCGACCGGCTACCGGCTGGCCCGTACGACCGCCGCCGGGCCGCCCGCCCGGACGGTCGCCCCGCTCACCCTGAGCCCTTGCGGTGCACCGGAGCTGACGGAGGACCAAGCCGTCAGGCGACTGGCCGCCGCCGAGCTGCCGTACCTGTTCTTCGCCCAGCCCGGCTCGCGACGCGGACGGGTGCTCTACCGGCGGTTCGACGGCCGGCTCGGCCTGATCGCGGCCGCCACATGA
- a CDS encoding class I SAM-dependent methyltransferase: MSTPDDQSAYWNSTGTGKTFAHPLRTDWTLGIDRGAALLDYGCGYGRLAGDLAALGFTDVEGVDVAPESIARARAEQPAARFEVLTDPPRLDRPDACYDAAFLFAVLTCVPDDEAQRALVGELHRVLRPGGLLQVSDYCLQPDDRNRARYRLFEARYGRLGVFETGDGAVCRHHTRARLDELFTAFEPVAEHELPVLTMNGRPAVATQLLLARR, from the coding sequence GTGTCCACCCCTGACGACCAGTCCGCGTACTGGAACTCCACCGGAACCGGCAAGACCTTCGCCCACCCGTTGCGCACCGACTGGACCCTCGGGATCGACCGCGGTGCCGCCCTCCTGGACTACGGCTGCGGCTACGGCCGGCTCGCCGGCGACCTCGCCGCCCTGGGCTTCACGGACGTCGAAGGCGTCGACGTGGCACCGGAGTCGATCGCCCGCGCGCGGGCCGAGCAACCCGCCGCCCGCTTCGAGGTGCTGACCGACCCGCCCCGGCTCGACCGGCCGGACGCCTGCTACGACGCGGCCTTCCTGTTCGCCGTGCTGACCTGCGTGCCGGACGACGAGGCCCAGCGCGCGCTCGTCGGCGAACTCCACCGGGTGCTGCGCCCGGGCGGGCTGCTCCAGGTCAGCGACTACTGCCTCCAGCCGGACGACCGCAACCGCGCGCGCTACCGGCTGTTCGAGGCGAGGTACGGCCGGCTCGGCGTGTTCGAGACCGGCGACGGCGCGGTCTGCCGCCACCACACCCGCGCCCGGCTGGACGAGCTGTTCACCGCCTTCGAGCCGGTGGCCGAGCACGAGCTCCCGGTGCTCACCATGAACGGCCGCCCCGCCGTCGCCACCCAGCTCCTGCTCGCCAGGCGTTAG
- a CDS encoding pyridoxamine 5'-phosphate oxidase family protein yields the protein MSDESVRRRLRALRRPEGLPPSVHPRSRTPADVPPRELVPLERAEALRLLGSAPFGRIVFTVSALPAIRPVNHLLVDDTIVIRTHDGAALTTASQGGDDAGVVVAYEADAIDPSTRLGWSVVVTGFARPVTDPALLARYRGMLSPWVSASMDHTVAIRPDLVTGYRLTTGAAAAS from the coding sequence ATGAGCGACGAGTCCGTCCGCCGCCGACTGCGGGCGCTGCGCAGGCCCGAAGGGCTGCCGCCGTCCGTCCATCCCCGGTCCCGGACGCCCGCCGACGTCCCGCCGCGTGAGCTGGTGCCGCTCGAACGGGCCGAGGCGCTGAGGCTGTTGGGGAGCGCGCCGTTCGGCCGGATCGTGTTCACCGTGTCCGCGCTGCCGGCGATCCGCCCGGTCAACCACCTCCTGGTGGACGACACCATCGTGATCCGGACCCATGACGGCGCGGCGCTGACCACCGCCTCCCAGGGCGGGGACGACGCGGGGGTGGTGGTCGCGTACGAGGCCGACGCGATCGACCCGTCGACCCGGCTCGGCTGGAGCGTCGTGGTCACCGGCTTCGCCCGGCCGGTCACCGACCCGGCCCTACTGGCCCGCTACCGGGGGATGTTGAGCCCGTGGGTGAGCGCGTCGATGGACCACACGGTGGCCATCCGGCCCGATCTGGTGACCGGCTACCGGCTCACCACGGGAGCCGCCGCGGCGTCCTGA
- the ctaD gene encoding aa3-type cytochrome oxidase subunit I, giving the protein MEARGDSAPPPSAARPEGVRAERPGSALVRLLTTTDHKTIGTMYLVSSFGFFLIGGILALVMRAELARPGTQILSNEQFNQAFTMHGSVMLLLFAMPLFTGFANWIMPLQIGAPDVAFPRLNMLAFWLFLFGSLIAAAGFATPQGAADFGWFLYAPLSDAVHSPGVGADMWIMGVTLSGFGSILGAVNFITTIICMRAPGMTMFRMSIFCWNVLLTSVLVLLVFPVLAAALLALECDRKFGSHVFDPASGGAMLWQHLFWFFGHPEVYILALPFFGIVSEVIPVFSRKPMFGYAGLIAATVAIAGLSVTVWAHHMYVTGQVLLPFFSFMTFLIAVPTGVKFFNWVGTMWKGSLSFETPMLWTVGFLVTFLFGGLTGVLLAAPPIDFHVSDSYFVVAHFHYTLFGTVVYAMMAGFHFWWPKMTGRMLDERLGRICFWTLTIGFHSTFLVQHWLGAEGMPRRYADYLASDGFTALNTVSTIGSFLLGLSLLPFLYNVWKTAKYGEKVEVDDPWGYGRSLEWATSCPPPRHNFVTLPRIRSESPAFDLHHPEIAARDFLDHNGEPAKHLAGVTPAAYDAPTTRRGRALAASGGAGGPGGAPDDGAPGAGG; this is encoded by the coding sequence ATCGAGGCACGGGGCGACAGCGCGCCGCCGCCGTCCGCAGCCCGGCCGGAAGGAGTCCGGGCCGAGCGCCCCGGCTCGGCCCTGGTCCGGCTGCTGACGACCACCGACCACAAGACGATCGGCACCATGTACCTGGTGTCCTCGTTCGGGTTCTTCCTGATCGGCGGCATCCTCGCCCTGGTCATGCGGGCCGAACTCGCCCGGCCGGGGACGCAGATCCTCTCCAACGAGCAGTTCAACCAGGCCTTCACCATGCACGGTTCGGTGATGCTGCTGCTCTTCGCGATGCCGCTGTTCACCGGCTTCGCCAACTGGATCATGCCGCTGCAGATCGGCGCCCCCGACGTCGCCTTCCCGCGGCTGAACATGCTCGCGTTCTGGCTGTTCCTGTTCGGCTCGCTGATCGCCGCCGCGGGCTTCGCGACCCCGCAGGGCGCCGCCGACTTCGGCTGGTTCCTCTACGCGCCGCTCTCCGACGCGGTCCACTCGCCCGGTGTCGGCGCCGATATGTGGATCATGGGCGTGACGCTCTCCGGATTCGGCTCCATCCTCGGCGCGGTCAACTTCATCACCACGATCATCTGCATGCGCGCCCCCGGCATGACGATGTTCCGGATGTCCATCTTCTGCTGGAACGTGCTGCTGACCTCGGTCCTGGTCCTGCTGGTCTTCCCGGTGCTGGCCGCCGCGCTGCTCGCCCTGGAGTGCGACCGCAAGTTCGGCTCGCACGTCTTCGACCCGGCCAGCGGCGGGGCGATGCTCTGGCAGCACCTGTTCTGGTTCTTCGGCCACCCCGAGGTGTACATCCTGGCCCTGCCGTTCTTCGGCATCGTCTCGGAGGTCATCCCGGTGTTCAGCCGCAAGCCGATGTTCGGCTACGCGGGCCTGATCGCCGCCACCGTGGCCATCGCGGGCCTCTCGGTCACCGTGTGGGCGCACCACATGTACGTCACCGGCCAAGTCCTGCTGCCGTTCTTCTCGTTCATGACCTTCCTGATCGCGGTGCCGACCGGTGTGAAGTTCTTCAACTGGGTCGGCACCATGTGGAAGGGCTCGCTCAGCTTCGAGACGCCGATGCTCTGGACGGTCGGCTTCCTGGTCACCTTCCTGTTCGGCGGACTGACGGGCGTGCTGCTGGCGGCCCCGCCCATCGACTTCCACGTGTCCGACTCGTACTTCGTCGTGGCGCACTTCCACTACACGCTGTTCGGCACCGTGGTGTACGCGATGATGGCCGGCTTCCACTTCTGGTGGCCCAAGATGACCGGCAGGATGCTCGACGAGAGGCTCGGGCGGATCTGCTTCTGGACGCTCACCATCGGATTCCACTCCACCTTCCTCGTCCAGCACTGGCTGGGCGCCGAGGGCATGCCCCGCCGTTACGCCGACTACCTGGCCTCCGACGGCTTCACCGCGCTCAACACGGTGTCCACGATCGGGTCGTTCCTGCTCGGACTCTCGCTCCTGCCGTTCCTCTACAACGTCTGGAAGACGGCCAAGTACGGCGAGAAGGTCGAGGTCGACGACCCGTGGGGCTACGGCCGTTCGCTGGAGTGGGCGACCTCCTGCCCGCCGCCCCGGCACAACTTCGTGACCCTGCCCCGGATCCGCTCGGAGTCCCCGGCCTTCGACCTGCACCACCCGGAGATCGCGGCCCGCGACTTCCTGGACCACAACGGCGAGCCCGCCAAGCACCTGGCCGGCGTCACCCCGGCCGCGTACGACGCCCCGACGACGCGCCGCGGCCGCGCGCTCGCCGCGTCGGGCGGAGCGGGAGGGCCCGGCGGAGCGCCCGACGACGGCGCTCCGGGCGCCGGAGGCTGA
- a CDS encoding nuclear transport factor 2 family protein, with the protein MTTAAPREVLEDFVRLMADGPDPAAADLFTADAPFELPYLMPGVPDQQPGREAFRLHLQRGAGVQKFESADRVTVHETGDPELVVVEYRIHGHVLATGKTFAFDMVMFARVRDGLITWSRSYSNPLDSAIAFGAAERLLAAIAAG; encoded by the coding sequence ATGACCACTGCCGCACCGCGCGAAGTCCTCGAAGACTTCGTCCGGTTGATGGCCGACGGCCCCGACCCGGCGGCTGCCGACCTGTTCACCGCGGACGCCCCCTTCGAGCTGCCCTACCTGATGCCGGGGGTCCCCGACCAGCAGCCCGGCCGGGAGGCCTTCCGGCTCCACCTGCAACGCGGCGCCGGGGTGCAGAAGTTCGAGAGCGCGGACCGCGTGACCGTCCACGAGACGGGCGATCCCGAACTCGTCGTCGTCGAGTACCGGATCCACGGCCACGTCCTGGCCACCGGGAAGACGTTCGCGTTCGACATGGTGATGTTCGCCCGGGTCCGGGACGGACTGATCACCTGGTCGCGCAGCTACTCCAACCCGCTCGACAGCGCGATCGCCTTCGGCGCCGCGGAACGGCTGCTCGCCGCGATAGCCGCCGGCTAG
- a CDS encoding response regulator transcription factor, with the protein MASETTGAETPAPVRVFLLDDHEVVRRGVHDLLDCEPDLEVVGEAATAEQALVRVPALRPDVAVLDVRLGDGDGVAVCRELRSRMPDLACLMLTSFDDEEALLDAVMAGAAGYVLKQISGTDLVAAVRTVASGRSMLDPGAATRLLNRLRSEAEPAQPSTGGPELTVREQEVLALIGEGLTNRQIGERLYLAEKTVKNHVSRLLAKLGVERRVQAALIATELRQSAAAQSAHHARVHGGGLRG; encoded by the coding sequence ATGGCGAGCGAGACGACCGGTGCCGAGACGCCGGCGCCGGTCAGGGTGTTCCTGCTGGACGACCACGAGGTGGTGCGCCGCGGCGTGCACGACCTGCTGGACTGCGAACCGGACCTGGAGGTGGTCGGCGAGGCCGCCACCGCCGAGCAGGCCCTCGTCCGCGTCCCCGCGCTGCGTCCCGACGTCGCCGTGCTGGACGTCCGCCTCGGCGACGGGGACGGCGTGGCCGTCTGCCGCGAACTGCGTTCCCGGATGCCCGACCTGGCCTGCCTGATGCTCACCTCCTTCGACGACGAGGAGGCGCTCCTCGACGCCGTCATGGCGGGCGCCGCCGGGTACGTGCTGAAGCAGATCAGCGGGACCGACCTGGTGGCCGCCGTCCGGACCGTGGCCTCCGGCCGGTCGATGCTCGACCCGGGGGCCGCCACCCGCCTGCTGAACCGCCTCCGCAGCGAGGCCGAGCCGGCCCAGCCGTCCACCGGGGGACCGGAGCTGACCGTGCGCGAGCAGGAGGTGCTGGCACTGATCGGCGAGGGGCTCACCAACCGGCAGATCGGCGAGCGGCTCTACCTGGCCGAGAAGACGGTGAAGAACCACGTCTCGCGCCTGCTCGCCAAACTCGGTGTGGAGCGGCGCGTGCAGGCCGCCCTGATCGCCACCGAGCTGCGGCAGTCCGCCGCCGCCCAGTCGGCCCACCACGCGCGCGTCCACGGCGGCGGCCTGCGCGGCTGA